The Coregonus clupeaformis isolate EN_2021a chromosome 6, ASM2061545v1, whole genome shotgun sequence genome has a segment encoding these proteins:
- the LOC121567630 gene encoding mitochondrial import inner membrane translocase subunit Tim8 A-like: MDGFDINSSEKADASELQRMIAIEQQKAQFQAQVHNFTDVCWDKCMEGSPSSKLDSRTETCLVSCVDRFIDTTLSITNRFTQMVQKGAH; encoded by the exons ATGGACGGCTTTGACATAAATTCTTCAGAAAAGGCTGATGCTTCAGAGCTCCAAAGGATGATCGCAATTGAACAACAGAAAGCGCAGTTTCAGGCCCAG GTGCATAACTTCACAGATGTCTGCTGGGACAAGTGCATGGAGGGGAGCCCGAGTTCAAAACTGGATTCACGGACAGAGACTTGCCTCGTGAGCTGTGTTGACCGCTTCATTGACACTACCTTGTCTATAACCAACCGGTTCACGCAGATGGTTCAGAAGGGTGCCCATTGA